In Streptomyces sp. TLI_146, the genomic stretch GTACCCGTCTCCCGCTGCCGGTCCGTTACTTCCAGTCCTTGAGGATCTTGTGGAAGGCGGTGGCGGAGGCCTTGGCCGCGTCCTCGGGCGAGGAGGCGCCGGTCACGGCCTTGGTGAACTGGAGCTTCAGCGGCTCGAAGAGGGCGCCGTTCTCCGGGATCCAGGCGCGCTCGACGGCCTTGTCGACGGCCGGCTTGAAGAACTGGACCATCTCGTTGGACTTGACGTCCGGCTGGTCGTACGCGGCGGTCCGGGTCGGCAGCAGGCTGAGCGCCTTGGTGGTCTGCACCTGGACGGTCTGCGAGGTCAGGTAGTCCACGAAGGCGTGCGAGGCGTCGCGGTTCTTGGAGCCCGCGTAGACCGCGAGGTCGTGGCCGCCCTGCGGGGCGCCCTGCGCGGCCGAGCCGGCCGGGACCGCGGCGATGCCGAGGTTCGCCTTGTCCTTGAACTCGTCGCCGGCGTAGGCGTCGGCCACGGCCCAGGGGCCGTTGACCATCATGGCGACCTTGCCCGACTTGAAGGCGGTCTCCATGTTGTTCCAGCCGTCGGTCGCGTTGGTGATCGCGGCGCCGGAGGTGACCAGGTCGCGGGCGGCCTTGAAGGCCTTGACCCCGGCCGGGGAGTCGACGGTGACCTTCTTGTTCTTGGCGTCGACGAGGTCGCCGCCCTCGCCGTAGATGAACGGCAGGAACCAGTACGAGTCGTCGCCGCGCAGGTACAGGCCGGTCTTGCCGGTCTTGGACTTGATGGCGGCGGCGGCCGTCTTCACCTCTTCGAGGGTCTTCGGCGGCTCGACGCCCGCGTCCTTGAGCATCTTCTTGTTGTAGAAGAGGCCGAGGGTGTCGATGACCTGCGGGACGGCGTACATCTGGCCGTCGTACCTGCCGCTGGCCGCGGCCTGCTTGAGGAAGGCGGAGTCCACTTCCTTGGCCTTGGCGTCCGGCACCTTGTCCAGGTAGCCGAGCGAGGCGAAGTCGGCGACCCAGCCGACGTCGGCGCGGATGACGTCCGGCGCGTCGGAGCCGCTGCTGAACGCGTTCTTGATCTTGTTCTGGGCGTCGCCGTACGGCACGTTGACGTACTTGACGGTGACCTTGGGGTGCTGCGCGTGGAAGTCCTCGGCGATCTTCTTGAACGTGGCCTTCTCGGTGTCGTTCGAGGTGTCCCACCACGTGACGGTGCCGGAGAGCTCGCCCGAGCTCTTCTTCTCGCCGCTGTCACCACTGTCGCTGTCGCCGCAGGCCGTCGCCGCGAGCGCCAGGGTCGCGACCAGCGCGGTGGCCGCTATGCCACGTCGCATGTGAACTCCTTCAACGGGTGCCGCGCCATCACGGCGCCGGATCGCCAGGAACGTAACAAGGATGAAAGAAGACCGAAAGACCTTGCGAAGAATTTCTGCAAGGCCGGTCGATCGTTACATCCGCGTGTCCACACGGTTGCCGATGCACGCCTTGTCAGGAGGGGCGTACGTACTCCATG encodes the following:
- a CDS encoding extracellular solute-binding protein, which produces MRRGIAATALVATLALAATACGDSDSGDSGEKKSSGELSGTVTWWDTSNDTEKATFKKIAEDFHAQHPKVTVKYVNVPYGDAQNKIKNAFSSGSDAPDVIRADVGWVADFASLGYLDKVPDAKAKEVDSAFLKQAAASGRYDGQMYAVPQVIDTLGLFYNKKMLKDAGVEPPKTLEEVKTAAAAIKSKTGKTGLYLRGDDSYWFLPFIYGEGGDLVDAKNKKVTVDSPAGVKAFKAARDLVTSGAAITNATDGWNNMETAFKSGKVAMMVNGPWAVADAYAGDEFKDKANLGIAAVPAGSAAQGAPQGGHDLAVYAGSKNRDASHAFVDYLTSQTVQVQTTKALSLLPTRTAAYDQPDVKSNEMVQFFKPAVDKAVERAWIPENGALFEPLKLQFTKAVTGASSPEDAAKASATAFHKILKDWK